In the genome of Nocardia sp. NBC_00416, one region contains:
- the gcvT gene encoding glycine cleavage system aminomethyltransferase GcvT codes for MSDAELQQGPVHGVHVELGAKFAPFGGWEMPVSYTGTVAEHTAVRESVGLFDVSHLGKATVRGAGAAEFVNSALTNDLGRIGPGRAQYTLCCTPDGGVVDDLIAYFVRDDEIFLVPNAANTAAVVQKLAAAAPPAITVTGEHREYGVFAVQGPRSAEVLTALGLPVDLSYMAFADAEWAGQPVRVCRTGYTGEHGYELLPRWAGAEALFRALVEQVRAAGGEVAGLGARDTLRTEMGYPLHGHELSPEITPVQARASWAVGWAKPDFWGKAALEAERAAGARRVLLGLEALDRGIPREDQAVLLDGEPVGVTTSGTFSPTRQLGIALALLDPAAVSPGTEVVVDVRGRSLRCTVVRPPFVAAHTS; via the coding sequence GTGAGCGACGCCGAGCTGCAGCAGGGCCCTGTCCATGGAGTACACGTCGAACTCGGGGCGAAATTCGCGCCGTTCGGTGGCTGGGAGATGCCGGTCTCGTACACGGGAACAGTCGCCGAGCACACCGCGGTGCGGGAATCGGTGGGACTGTTCGATGTGAGCCATCTGGGCAAGGCGACCGTGCGCGGGGCCGGGGCGGCGGAGTTCGTGAACTCCGCGCTGACCAACGACCTGGGCCGGATCGGCCCGGGCCGCGCGCAGTACACCCTGTGCTGCACTCCCGACGGCGGGGTCGTCGACGACCTCATCGCCTATTTCGTGCGCGACGACGAGATCTTCCTGGTGCCCAACGCCGCCAATACCGCCGCGGTGGTGCAGAAGCTCGCGGCCGCCGCGCCGCCGGCGATCACAGTGACCGGCGAACATCGCGAGTACGGCGTGTTCGCCGTACAGGGACCGCGGTCGGCGGAAGTCCTCACCGCGCTGGGACTGCCGGTCGACCTGTCCTATATGGCCTTCGCCGACGCCGAGTGGGCGGGGCAGCCGGTGCGGGTGTGCCGGACCGGCTACACCGGTGAGCACGGCTACGAGCTGCTCCCGCGCTGGGCCGGCGCCGAGGCGCTGTTCCGGGCCCTGGTGGAACAGGTGCGGGCGGCCGGCGGCGAGGTCGCCGGGCTCGGCGCCCGCGACACCCTGCGCACCGAAATGGGCTATCCGCTGCACGGGCACGAACTGTCGCCGGAGATCACGCCGGTGCAGGCCCGGGCCTCATGGGCAGTGGGCTGGGCCAAACCGGATTTCTGGGGCAAGGCCGCGCTGGAAGCCGAGCGAGCGGCCGGGGCGCGCCGGGTCCTGCTGGGCCTGGAAGCGCTCGATCGCGGTATCCCGCGGGAGGACCAGGCCGTGCTGCTCGACGGCGAACCGGTCGGGGTGACCACCTCCGGCACCTTCTCGCCGACCCGGCAGCTCGGGATCGCGCTGGCGTTGCTGGACCCGGCGGCGGTGTCACCCGGGACCGAGGTCGTGGTGGATGTACGGGGGCGGTCGCTGCGCTGCACCGTGGTGCGGCCGCCGTTCGTCGCCGCGCACACCAGCTGA
- a CDS encoding oxidoreductase, with the protein MGLLDRFRRGTAGRSGVSRGRGAESRYLAEWVRTHTGVEGYVEPKTTVTDVTVVLVAADGEWTRRIVGERGAHRLARDLRIPVYDVGRTGYPQRMRDYDERRRIERRRALERDLHED; encoded by the coding sequence GTGGGTTTGCTGGACCGTTTCCGTCGTGGCACGGCCGGGCGCAGCGGTGTTTCCCGTGGCCGCGGCGCGGAGTCCCGATATCTGGCGGAGTGGGTGCGCACGCATACGGGCGTCGAGGGTTACGTCGAACCGAAGACCACTGTGACCGATGTCACGGTCGTGCTGGTTGCCGCCGATGGGGAATGGACGCGCCGGATCGTCGGTGAGCGCGGCGCCCACCGACTCGCCCGGGACCTGCGGATCCCGGTGTACGACGTGGGCCGGACCGGTTATCCGCAGCGCATGCGTGACTACGACGAGCGGCGGCGGATCGAACGCCGCCGCGCCCTCGAGCGGGATCTCCACGAGGACTGA
- a CDS encoding maleylpyruvate isomerase family mycothiol-dependent enzyme, translating to MRTTRRTDIWAAIHRERATLADELAALTRAQWAATSLCGQWSVEEVLAHLTAAASIGRMRWIRSMIGARFDADLHNQRRMREHRGADPAETLARFRAVVASTTAPSGHTPAWLGEVVVHGTDIRRPLGLTGAPALESTTEVARFFAARDFTVSGRSATAGLRLEATDGPFATGSGPAVRGTTLALVMAMAGRTGYCAELTGPGVATLRERTAT from the coding sequence ATGCGGACCACTCGGCGCACCGATATCTGGGCGGCCATCCATCGGGAACGAGCCACCCTGGCCGACGAACTGGCCGCCTTGACCCGAGCACAGTGGGCGGCTACCTCCCTCTGCGGCCAGTGGTCGGTGGAGGAGGTCCTCGCCCATCTCACCGCGGCCGCGAGCATCGGCCGGATGCGGTGGATCCGCAGCATGATCGGCGCGCGCTTCGATGCCGATCTGCACAATCAGCGGCGTATGCGCGAGCACCGCGGCGCCGATCCCGCCGAGACGCTCGCGCGGTTCCGTGCCGTCGTCGCCAGTACCACGGCACCCTCCGGGCACACCCCGGCATGGCTGGGTGAGGTCGTGGTGCACGGTACGGATATTCGCCGGCCGCTGGGGCTGACCGGCGCCCCGGCTCTCGAATCGACGACCGAGGTCGCCCGGTTCTTCGCCGCCCGCGATTTCACGGTTTCCGGTCGCAGCGCCACCGCAGGATTGCGCCTCGAGGCCACCGACGGTCCGTTCGCCACCGGCTCCGGGCCCGCCGTACGCGGCACCACCCTCGCCTTGGTCATGGCGATGGCCGGGCGCACCGGGTACTGCGCCGAGCTCACCGGACCGGGCGTGGCCACCCTGCGTGAACGAACAGCGACCTGA
- a CDS encoding bifunctional adenosylcobinamide kinase/adenosylcobinamide-phosphate guanylyltransferase, which yields MSRPASPPGQRTLVLGGARSGKSAFAESLVAEGAVRYLATAIPDPADTDFAARIAAHRARRPADWTVVDGADPAIELRTGHPGATLVDDIGTWLTARLDARAAWDAPRGTITPDLDALVAAVADYRHRLVIVTPEVGLGVIPATRSGRLFRDEIGSLNQRLARACDEAYFVLAGLPTRLK from the coding sequence GTGTCCCGGCCCGCATCGCCCCCTGGACAGCGCACCCTTGTACTGGGCGGCGCGCGCTCGGGTAAATCCGCCTTCGCCGAATCCCTCGTCGCCGAGGGCGCGGTCCGCTACCTGGCCACCGCGATACCCGATCCCGCGGATACCGATTTCGCCGCGCGGATCGCCGCGCACCGGGCCCGCCGACCCGCGGACTGGACGGTGGTCGACGGCGCCGATCCGGCGATCGAGCTGCGCACCGGCCATCCCGGCGCCACCTTGGTCGACGATATCGGCACCTGGCTGACCGCCCGCCTCGATGCCCGTGCCGCCTGGGACGCGCCACGCGGCACGATCACCCCCGATCTCGACGCCCTCGTCGCCGCCGTCGCGGACTATCGGCACCGCTTGGTGATAGTCACCCCGGAGGTCGGTCTCGGCGTGATCCCGGCGACCCGGTCGGGTCGCCTGTTCCGCGACGAGATCGGCTCGCTCAACCAGCGTCTCGCCCGAGCGTGCGACGAGGCCTATTTCGTGCTCGCCGGCTTGCCGACCCGCCTGAAATAA
- a CDS encoding branched-chain amino acid aminotransferase gives MTAAAQFARIPHPAPTPAQRVQEILTAPGFGRYFTDHMVTIDYTEADGWTNAVVEPYGSLTLDPATMVFHYGQAIFEGLKAYRQPDGQIACFRIDANAARFRRSARRLAMAELPDELFIESVRQLLEVDSDWVPAAGGEESLYLRPFMFASESGLGVKPASAYKYLLLGSPAGAYFPRGVKPVRVWLSTDYVRAAPGGTGEAKVAGNYAASLLAQAEATAKGCDQVVWLDAIERRYVEEMGTNNLFFVYGSGSDARLVTPELSGSLLPGITRDSLLTLAADSGYPVTERKISVDDWRAGAESGEITEVFACGTAAVITPVGSVCGPDGEFSIGGGEPGEVTMALRDTLTGIQRGTFADVHQWMRVL, from the coding sequence ATGACCGCTGCTGCACAGTTCGCCCGTATCCCTCATCCTGCGCCCACACCGGCGCAGCGGGTACAGGAGATTCTGACGGCGCCCGGTTTCGGCCGGTACTTCACCGACCACATGGTCACCATCGACTACACCGAGGCCGACGGCTGGACCAACGCCGTCGTCGAACCCTACGGTTCGCTGACACTGGACCCCGCGACCATGGTGTTCCACTACGGGCAAGCCATCTTCGAAGGACTCAAGGCGTACCGGCAACCGGACGGGCAGATCGCCTGTTTCCGGATCGACGCGAACGCGGCCCGGTTCCGCCGGTCCGCGCGCCGGCTGGCAATGGCCGAACTCCCCGACGAATTGTTCATCGAATCGGTGCGCCAACTACTCGAGGTCGATTCGGACTGGGTCCCGGCGGCCGGCGGCGAAGAGTCGCTGTATCTACGGCCGTTCATGTTCGCCAGCGAATCAGGTCTGGGAGTCAAACCCGCCTCCGCCTACAAATACCTGCTGCTCGGATCCCCGGCGGGGGCCTACTTCCCGCGCGGCGTGAAACCGGTGCGGGTGTGGCTGTCTACCGACTATGTGCGGGCCGCGCCCGGCGGCACCGGTGAAGCCAAGGTCGCCGGCAACTACGCGGCGTCCCTGCTGGCGCAGGCCGAAGCCACCGCCAAGGGCTGTGACCAAGTGGTGTGGCTGGACGCCATCGAACGACGCTACGTCGAGGAGATGGGCACCAACAACCTGTTCTTCGTCTATGGGTCGGGATCGGACGCACGACTGGTGACCCCGGAACTGTCCGGGTCGCTGCTGCCCGGCATCACCCGGGATTCGCTGCTGACCCTGGCCGCCGACTCCGGCTACCCGGTGACCGAACGCAAGATCTCCGTCGACGACTGGCGGGCGGGCGCGGAATCCGGCGAGATCACCGAGGTCTTCGCCTGTGGCACCGCCGCGGTGATCACCCCGGTCGGGTCGGTGTGCGGGCCCGACGGGGAGTTCTCCATCGGCGGCGGGGAGCCCGGTGAAGTGACGATGGCGCTGCGCGACACACTCACCGGAATCCAGCGCGGCACCTTCGCCGATGTACACCAGTGGATGCGGGTGCTGTAA
- the sucB gene encoding 2-oxoglutarate dehydrogenase, E2 component, dihydrolipoamide succinyltransferase has protein sequence MAFSVQMPALGESVTEGTVTRWLKQEGDTVEVDEPLLEVSTDKVDTEIPSPTAGVLTKIVAKEDDVVEVGGELGVIGDAGEAPAPAPAPEPAAAEPAPEPQQAAAPAAAEPAQAPAAPAVGAAAAGTSVKMPELGESVTEGTVTRWLKAIGDEVAVDEPLLEVSTDKVDTEIPSPVAGTLLEITAQEDDTVEVGGQLGVIGSGSPAAAPAPAPAPAPAPAPAAAAPTPAPQPAPAPAPAPAPAPAPAPAAAAPAQPAAGNGANPYVTPLVRKLAEENGVDLGSVTGSGVGGRIRKQDVLAAAESKQAPAAAPAAAAPTAAAPARSAAPSPALAALRGTTQKANRIRQITATKTLESLQTTAQLTQVHEADVTKIATLRKKAKAEFTKREGVNLTFLPFFAKAVVEALGVHPNVNASYDGNSKEITYHASVHLGIAVDTDQGLLSPVIHNASDLSLAGLARAIADIANRARSGGLKPDELAGGTFTITNIGSQGALFDTPILVPPQAAMLGTGAIVKRPTVVTDESGSEFIGVRSMCYLPLTYDHRLIDGADAGRFLTTIRHRLEEAAFEADLGL, from the coding sequence ATGGCCTTCTCCGTCCAGATGCCCGCTCTTGGTGAGAGCGTCACCGAGGGAACGGTGACACGGTGGCTGAAGCAGGAAGGAGACACGGTCGAGGTCGACGAGCCGCTGCTCGAAGTCTCCACCGACAAGGTCGACACCGAGATCCCGTCCCCTACGGCGGGTGTGTTGACGAAGATCGTCGCCAAGGAAGACGACGTCGTCGAGGTGGGCGGCGAACTGGGTGTCATCGGTGATGCCGGCGAGGCCCCCGCGCCCGCCCCGGCTCCCGAACCGGCCGCCGCCGAGCCCGCGCCCGAGCCCCAGCAGGCGGCCGCTCCGGCCGCCGCGGAACCGGCTCAGGCCCCCGCCGCCCCCGCCGTCGGCGCCGCGGCCGCCGGCACTTCCGTGAAGATGCCGGAACTCGGTGAATCTGTCACCGAGGGCACCGTCACCCGATGGCTCAAAGCGATCGGTGACGAGGTCGCCGTCGACGAACCGCTGCTCGAAGTCTCCACCGACAAGGTCGACACCGAGATCCCGTCCCCCGTGGCCGGCACGCTGCTGGAGATCACCGCGCAAGAGGACGACACGGTCGAGGTGGGCGGTCAGCTCGGCGTGATCGGCTCCGGCTCCCCTGCGGCGGCTCCCGCACCTGCCCCGGCTCCCGCACCTGCACCCGCGCCCGCCGCGGCCGCGCCGACACCGGCCCCTCAGCCCGCTCCGGCTCCCGCACCTGCCCCGGCTCCCGCACCCGCACCTGCCCCGGCAGCGGCGGCTCCCGCGCAGCCCGCCGCCGGCAACGGCGCCAACCCGTACGTCACCCCGCTGGTCCGGAAACTGGCCGAGGAGAACGGCGTCGATCTGGGCAGCGTCACCGGTTCGGGTGTCGGCGGCCGGATCCGCAAACAGGACGTGCTCGCCGCCGCCGAATCCAAGCAGGCTCCGGCCGCCGCCCCGGCGGCCGCCGCTCCCACCGCCGCGGCTCCGGCCCGGTCGGCCGCGCCCAGCCCCGCCCTGGCGGCGCTGCGCGGCACCACCCAGAAGGCCAACCGGATCCGGCAGATCACCGCGACCAAGACCCTGGAGTCGCTGCAGACCACCGCGCAGCTCACCCAGGTGCACGAGGCCGACGTCACCAAGATCGCCACGCTGCGCAAGAAGGCCAAGGCCGAGTTCACCAAGCGTGAGGGCGTGAACCTGACCTTCCTGCCGTTCTTCGCCAAGGCCGTGGTGGAGGCGCTCGGGGTGCACCCGAACGTCAACGCCAGCTACGACGGGAACAGCAAGGAGATCACCTACCACGCGTCGGTGCACCTGGGCATCGCGGTGGACACCGATCAGGGCCTGCTCTCGCCGGTGATCCACAACGCCAGCGACCTCTCGCTGGCCGGCCTGGCACGCGCCATCGCCGATATCGCCAACCGTGCCCGTTCGGGCGGGCTGAAGCCCGACGAGCTGGCCGGCGGCACCTTCACCATCACCAATATCGGCAGCCAGGGCGCCCTGTTCGACACCCCGATCCTGGTGCCGCCGCAGGCGGCGATGCTCGGTACGGGTGCCATCGTGAAGCGCCCGACCGTGGTCACCGACGAGTCCGGCAGCGAATTCATCGGCGTCCGCTCGATGTGCTACCTGCCGCTGACCTACGATCACCGGCTCATCGACGGTGCGGATGCCGGCCGGTTCCTGACCACCATCCGGCACCGCCTCGAAGAGGCGGCGTTCGAGGCAGATCTCGGCCTGTAA
- a CDS encoding leucyl aminopeptidase: MTAVADRPLGPELARTQTIEPDTDVLVIGLATTDDGPVLLPGDLFGDVLGTDLRDRLLDQLTAVGATGRTDQLTRIPAPAGLDNVASVLAVGLGSAADLDAEQIRRAAGVAARALTGVARAVTTLSGLDIGATVEGFYLGAYSFTPFRSAKSAPKPDAGPLARVELLVPEPDFGGDALLRAQLTAEAVATARDFVNTPPSHLYPAEFARRAALLAEGAGLEVEVLDEKALEDGGYGGVLGVGKGSSRPPRLVRLSYRGGDKKVALVGKGITFDTGGISIKPAANMENMTSDMAGAAAVVATTLLAARLSLPVTVIATVPMAENMPSSTAQRPGDVLTQYGGTTIEVTNTDAEGRLILADAMVRAGEDDPDYLIDVATLTGAQMVALGTRTPGVMGTEEFRDRVARISQEVGEHGWPMPLPKELRADLDSKVADMVNATSHRWGGMLVAGTYLKEFVPVGVEWAHIDIAGPAYNTGGPFGYIGKGGTGVPVRTLIAVLEDIAAQQ; the protein is encoded by the coding sequence ATGACCGCAGTCGCAGATCGTCCCCTCGGACCGGAATTGGCACGCACCCAGACCATCGAGCCCGATACCGATGTCCTCGTCATCGGCCTGGCCACCACCGACGATGGGCCGGTCCTCCTGCCCGGGGACCTGTTCGGCGATGTGCTCGGCACCGATCTGCGCGACCGGCTGCTCGACCAGCTGACCGCCGTCGGCGCCACCGGCAGGACCGACCAGCTCACCCGTATCCCCGCCCCCGCCGGCCTGGACAATGTCGCCAGCGTGCTCGCTGTCGGTCTCGGCAGCGCCGCCGACCTGGACGCCGAGCAGATCCGCCGCGCCGCCGGCGTCGCCGCGCGCGCGCTGACCGGTGTCGCGCGCGCCGTCACTACGCTCTCGGGTCTCGATATCGGCGCCACCGTGGAGGGTTTCTATCTCGGCGCGTACTCGTTCACCCCGTTCCGTTCCGCGAAATCGGCGCCGAAGCCCGATGCCGGCCCGCTGGCCCGCGTCGAACTACTGGTCCCCGAACCGGATTTCGGCGGTGACGCGCTGCTACGCGCCCAACTCACGGCCGAAGCCGTGGCCACCGCCCGCGATTTCGTGAACACCCCGCCGAGTCATCTGTATCCGGCCGAATTCGCGCGGCGGGCCGCGCTGCTGGCCGAGGGCGCCGGCCTCGAGGTCGAGGTACTCGACGAGAAAGCGCTGGAGGACGGCGGTTACGGCGGCGTGCTGGGTGTCGGCAAGGGATCGTCGCGTCCGCCGCGGCTGGTCCGGCTCAGCTATCGGGGCGGCGACAAGAAGGTCGCGCTGGTCGGCAAGGGCATCACATTCGACACCGGCGGCATCTCCATCAAACCGGCCGCGAACATGGAGAACATGACCTCGGATATGGCCGGTGCGGCGGCGGTCGTGGCGACCACCCTGCTCGCCGCGCGGCTGAGTCTGCCGGTGACCGTGATCGCGACCGTGCCGATGGCCGAGAACATGCCGTCGAGCACCGCGCAGCGCCCGGGCGATGTGCTCACCCAGTACGGCGGCACCACGATCGAGGTCACCAACACCGATGCCGAGGGCCGGCTGATCCTGGCCGACGCCATGGTCCGCGCCGGTGAGGACGACCCGGACTACCTCATCGATGTCGCGACGCTCACCGGCGCCCAGATGGTCGCGCTCGGCACCCGCACCCCGGGCGTGATGGGCACCGAGGAGTTCCGCGACCGGGTCGCCCGGATCTCGCAGGAGGTCGGCGAACACGGCTGGCCGATGCCGCTGCCCAAGGAACTGCGCGCCGACCTGGATTCCAAGGTGGCCGATATGGTCAACGCCACCTCGCACCGCTGGGGCGGCATGCTGGTCGCGGGCACATACCTCAAGGAGTTCGTCCCCGTCGGCGTCGAATGGGCCCATATCGATATCGCCGGGCCCGCGTACAACACGGGTGGCCCGTTCGGCTATATCGGCAAGGGCGGCACCGGCGTCCCCGTCCGCACACTCATCGCGGTGTTGGAGGACATCGCCGCGCAACAGTGA
- the cobT gene encoding nicotinate-nucleotide--dimethylbenzimidazole phosphoribosyltransferase: MTEGFAPVAPPDAAIRAAAEQRQASLTKPPGSLGRLEELGNWVAACQGVCPPKQFERARVVVFAGDHGVARHGVSAFPSDVTAQMVANFGAGGAAVNALAGVADATVRVVDIAVATDTDATVSAYKVRRSSGAIDREDALTADEVAAALAAGRAIADEEIDAGADLLVAGDMGIGNTTPATTLIATLTGIEPVRAVGRGTGVDDHGWMRKVAAIRDAMWRARPVARDGVELLRVAGGADIAAMTGFLAQAAARRTPVLLDGVIVTAAALVAEDLAAGAAAWWVAAHRSTEPAHAEALTKLKLTPVLDLEMRLGEGSGALTALPILRAAVAVLAEMATFADAGVSTASPEPAAIDLHK; this comes from the coding sequence GTGACAGAGGGATTCGCACCCGTCGCCCCGCCGGATGCCGCCATCCGCGCGGCGGCCGAGCAGCGGCAGGCGTCGCTGACCAAACCGCCCGGGTCGCTGGGGCGGCTGGAGGAGCTGGGCAACTGGGTGGCGGCCTGCCAGGGCGTATGCCCGCCGAAACAGTTCGAACGGGCGCGGGTGGTGGTGTTCGCCGGTGACCACGGCGTAGCGCGGCACGGGGTGTCGGCCTTTCCCAGTGACGTCACCGCGCAGATGGTCGCCAATTTCGGGGCGGGCGGGGCGGCGGTCAACGCGCTGGCCGGTGTCGCCGATGCCACGGTGCGCGTGGTGGATATCGCGGTGGCGACCGATACCGATGCCACCGTGAGCGCATACAAGGTGCGCCGATCCAGCGGCGCGATCGACCGGGAGGACGCCCTCACCGCCGACGAGGTGGCCGCCGCGCTCGCGGCCGGCCGGGCGATCGCGGACGAGGAGATCGACGCCGGCGCGGACCTGCTGGTGGCCGGCGATATGGGCATCGGCAACACCACGCCCGCCACCACGCTCATCGCCACTCTCACCGGGATCGAACCGGTGCGGGCAGTCGGTCGCGGTACGGGCGTCGACGATCACGGCTGGATGCGCAAGGTCGCCGCCATCCGGGATGCCATGTGGCGGGCGCGGCCGGTGGCCCGCGACGGTGTGGAATTGCTCCGGGTGGCCGGCGGCGCCGATATCGCGGCGATGACCGGGTTCCTGGCGCAGGCGGCCGCCCGGCGCACCCCGGTCCTGCTCGACGGGGTGATCGTCACCGCCGCGGCCTTGGTCGCCGAAGACCTCGCCGCCGGCGCCGCGGCCTGGTGGGTGGCCGCCCACCGCTCCACCGAACCCGCGCACGCCGAAGCGCTGACCAAACTGAAACTCACCCCCGTTCTCGATCTGGAGATGCGGCTCGGTGAGGGCTCGGGCGCACTCACCGCGCTGCCGATCCTGCGGGCCGCGGTCGCGGTGCTCGCGGAAATGGCGACCTTCGCCGATGCGGGAGTCAGCACCGCGAGCCCCGAACCGGCCGCGATCGACCTACACAAGTGA
- a CDS encoding GNAT family N-acetyltransferase: MGTELTVRRAGTGDLEPLTEAFREATPDEAVTEWIMRGYPMDEFLDVWVPQIIDRGLRDDEIWVAGVEDEIWAISVWQKLTSTDRLVADAATARAHADEAPGVRPLERSAYVTELMAREHPRKFPHSYLEVIVTVPGRRGKGAGAAILTERTRALRAAGMPAYLEASTERSSRLYTRQGFVRTGETLPLPEEGPTLIPMWFEA, translated from the coding sequence ATGGGAACGGAACTGACCGTGCGGCGGGCCGGAACGGGCGATCTCGAACCGCTGACGGAAGCCTTCCGGGAGGCGACTCCGGACGAGGCGGTCACCGAGTGGATCATGCGCGGGTACCCCATGGACGAGTTCCTCGACGTATGGGTTCCGCAGATCATCGATCGCGGTCTGCGTGACGACGAGATCTGGGTGGCCGGGGTCGAGGACGAGATCTGGGCGATCTCGGTCTGGCAGAAGCTCACCTCGACCGACCGGCTCGTCGCCGACGCCGCGACCGCCCGGGCCCACGCCGACGAGGCTCCCGGGGTGCGGCCGCTGGAACGGTCCGCCTACGTCACCGAACTCATGGCGCGCGAGCATCCGCGGAAGTTCCCGCACAGCTACCTGGAGGTGATCGTCACGGTGCCCGGGCGCCGGGGCAAGGGGGCAGGCGCGGCCATCCTCACCGAACGAACCAGAGCGCTGCGTGCCGCCGGGATGCCGGCCTACCTGGAGGCGAGCACCGAACGGTCGTCGCGGCTGTACACGAGGCAGGGCTTCGTGCGCACCGGCGAGACCCTCCCGCTGCCAGAAGAAGGACCCACCCTGATCCCGATGTGGTTCGAGGCCTGA
- a CDS encoding adenosylcobinamide-GDP ribazoletransferase, protein MLTLRLTFSWLTVLPVRGPSEVDRRAAGRAIGLAPVAGAALGLIAAGVLWVLQPAGIAAGFVAVAVLALLTRGMHLDGLADTFDGLGVYGSPERAREVMKSGGAGPFGVAAIVLAAGVQAGAFTTLAASGHWLAVITAVALGRIAVVAACRRGIEPAPGTWFGSMVAGTQSRSAVIGWAAAAAAAAVFAVPELGWSGPLIALLALAAAVRLVDHGVRRIGGLSGDLLGAAVELTTALAALGFAGAANSV, encoded by the coding sequence ATGCTGACACTGCGTCTCACCTTCTCCTGGCTCACGGTGCTGCCGGTGCGGGGGCCGAGCGAGGTCGATCGCCGGGCGGCGGGCCGCGCCATCGGGCTGGCGCCGGTGGCCGGAGCAGCGCTCGGGCTGATCGCGGCGGGTGTGCTGTGGGTGCTGCAGCCGGCCGGCATCGCGGCCGGATTCGTCGCGGTCGCGGTGCTGGCGCTGCTGACCCGGGGCATGCATCTGGACGGGCTGGCCGATACGTTCGACGGGCTGGGGGTCTACGGTTCGCCCGAGCGGGCGCGCGAAGTCATGAAAAGCGGTGGGGCCGGGCCGTTCGGGGTGGCCGCGATCGTGCTGGCGGCCGGTGTCCAGGCCGGCGCGTTCACCACGCTGGCCGCTTCCGGCCACTGGCTCGCGGTGATCACAGCGGTGGCGCTCGGCCGTATCGCGGTCGTCGCGGCCTGCCGGCGCGGGATCGAGCCCGCGCCGGGCACCTGGTTCGGCTCGATGGTCGCCGGAACGCAATCGCGTTCTGCCGTGATCGGCTGGGCGGCGGCCGCCGCAGCGGCGGCCGTGTTCGCGGTACCGGAGCTCGGGTGGTCCGGCCCGTTGATCGCGCTCCTGGCCCTGGCGGCCGCCGTCCGCCTCGTCGACCACGGCGTGCGCCGGATCGGCGGACTCTCCGGTGATCTGCTCGGCGCGGCCGTCGAACTCACCACCGCGCTGGCCGCACTGGGGTTCGCGGGCGCCGCGAACTCTGTCTGA
- a CDS encoding MBL fold metallo-hydrolase codes for MSAERLYFRQLLAGRDFAVGDPIATQMRNFAYLVGDRDTGECVVVDPAYAAGDLADIAENDGLKLSGVLVTHHHPDHIGGSMLGFTLRGVKELLEQTTVPVHVNDQEKKWVADVTGIAPGELTGHGHGDKLGVGVFDIEFLHTPGHTPGSQCFLVEDKLIAGDTLFIDGCGRTDFPGGDSDAMFQSLRNLADMPANPEVYPGHWYSADPHASLDTVRESNYVLRPRSLAEWHTLMPG; via the coding sequence ATGTCAGCCGAGCGCCTCTACTTCCGACAACTACTGGCCGGCCGGGATTTCGCCGTAGGAGATCCGATCGCCACGCAGATGCGCAATTTCGCTTATCTCGTGGGTGACCGGGACACCGGTGAATGCGTCGTCGTCGACCCGGCCTACGCCGCCGGGGATCTGGCCGATATCGCCGAGAACGACGGACTGAAGCTGTCCGGGGTACTGGTCACCCACCATCACCCCGACCATATCGGCGGCAGCATGCTCGGATTCACCCTGCGCGGAGTCAAGGAACTGCTCGAACAGACGACCGTCCCGGTGCACGTGAACGATCAGGAGAAGAAGTGGGTGGCCGATGTCACCGGGATCGCGCCCGGTGAACTCACCGGCCACGGTCACGGAGACAAACTCGGCGTCGGCGTCTTCGATATCGAATTCCTGCACACGCCCGGCCACACCCCCGGCAGCCAGTGCTTCCTGGTCGAGGACAAACTCATCGCGGGCGACACGCTTTTCATCGACGGCTGCGGCCGCACCGACTTCCCGGGCGGCGATAGCGACGCCATGTTCCAGAGCCTGCGCAACCTCGCCGACATGCCGGCCAACCCCGAGGTGTACCCCGGTCACTGGTACTCCGCGGACCCGCACGCGTCGCTGGACACGGTCCGCGAGAGCAACTATGTGCTGCGCCCCCGCTCGCTGGCCGAATGGCACACCCTCATGCCCGGCTGA